Proteins from one Rosa chinensis cultivar Old Blush chromosome 7, RchiOBHm-V2, whole genome shotgun sequence genomic window:
- the LOC112176415 gene encoding probable rhamnogalacturonate lyase B, producing the protein MRQRGGWLLWTTLVILGLLCLSVDAGNYINDTRLGPLNRTSNIPKTQDRDDAVKITYPPKQVVLDNGLVQLTFSNPGGQITGIKYHVIDNLLKNKTTQTAYWDVMWRGQLHGFDGKEFKVITEREDQVEVSFISTYNPSFSNDSMIPLTVNKRYIMQRGRSGFYAYVIFQRDEGWPELAINDVRLTFKLNQDQFNYMAVSDTRRRFMPTADDRNLGQQLAYPEAKLLNNATSNPLFHGEVDDKYQYSSDDKNGKVHGWISTKSSVGFWLITPSTEFRAGGPPKQDLTSHVGPTTMCVFSSSHYATEQLCLKFKQGEAWKKVYGPVYVYLNLAGSTRDPTTTLWHDAKQQMHEEVRSWPYNFTRCPDFPVSEQRGSVFGNLQVNDRYINSTSLVPASSAYVGLAAPGEVGSWQTESKGYQFWTRADAKGDFVIKHVRPGNYNLYAWVPGILGDYKYEVEISIKPGSRFELDKLTYSPPRIGPTLWEIGIPDRSAAEFYIPDPYPTLMNKLDNNNHSDASDKFRQYGIWGRYGELYPDHDLVYTVGVSDYRHDWFYAHVTRNTGNVLVGTTWQIQFKLTNMTAPGDYKLRLALASANYAELEVRFNKESKAPLFSTGRIGEDNAIARHGIHGLYWLFDVNVPRSQLHEGNNTLYLTQTRGGNMFVGVMYDYIRLEGPPLR; encoded by the coding sequence ATGAGGCAGCGCGGCGGTTGGCTTCTCTGGACAACATTGGTGATACTTGGTCTCCTCTGTCTCTCAGTTGATGCTGGAAACTACATCAACGACACAAGATTGGGACCGCTGAACAGGACAAGTAATATCCCCAAAACACAAGATCGGGACGATGCGGTGAAGATAACATATCCTCCTAAACAGGTTGTGTTGGATAATGGCCTGGTGCAACTCACATTTTCTAACCCTGGTGGACAAATTACTGGAATCAAATATCATGTAATTGATAACTTACTCAAAAACAAGACCACACAAACAGCGTACTGGGATGTGATGTGGAGGGGTCAGCTTCACGGATTTGACGGAAAAGAATTTAAAGTCATTACGGAGAGGGAAGACCAAGTTGAAGTTTCTTTCATCAGTACCTACAATCCTTCCTTCTCTAATGACTCGATGATCCCCTTGACTGTCAACAAAAGGTACATCATGCAGCGTGGTCGTTCGGGGTTCTATGCGTACGTCATCTTCCAGAGAGATGAAGGGTGGCCGGAGCTGGCAATAAATGACGTTCGACTAACTTTCAAGCTTAACCAAGATCAATTTAACTACATGGCGGTGTCGGATACTAGAAGAAGGTTCATGCCAACAGCTGACGACCGAAACCTAGGTCAGCAACTTGCCTATCCTGAAGCTAAGCTTTTAAACAATGCAACAAGCAATCCTCTCTTTCATGGCGAAGTGGATGACAAGTACCAGTACTCAAGTGATGACAAAAATGGCAAAGTCCATGGCTGGATTAGTACCAAGTCATCTGTGGGATTTTGGTTGATCACACCAAGTACTGAGTTTCGTGCTGGTGGACCTCCGAAGCAGGACCTCACCTCCCATGTCGGGCCGACGACAATGTGTGTGTTCTCTAGTAGTCATTACGCTACAGAACAACTTTGTTTGAAATTCAAACAAGGTGAAGCATGGAAAAAGGTTTATGGACCTGTGTATGTGTATCTTAATCTAGCTGGTTCAACCAGGGATCCCACTACTACACTTTGGCACGACGCTAAGCAACAGATGCATGAAGAGGTGAGAAGCTGGCCTTACAATTTTACTCGATGCCCAGATTTTCCTGTTTCGGAGCAACGAGGATCAGTTTTTGGAAATTTACAAGTAAATGATAGGTACATTAACAGCACCAGCCTTGTTCCGGCAAGCTCGGCTTATGTGGGATTGGCTGCACCTGGAGAAGTGGGATCATGGCAAACAGAAAGCAAGGGATACCAGTTTTGGACTCGAGCGGATGCAAAAGGCGACTTTGTCATCAAACATGTTCGACCTGGGAACTATAATTTGTATGCATGGGTTCCCGGGATTCTTGGAGATTACAAATATGAGGTCGAGATTAGTATTAAACCAGGAAGTCGATTCGAGTTGGATAAGCTTACTTATTCGCCTCCAAGAATTGGTCCTACATTATGGGAAATCGGCATCCCTGATCGAAGTGCTGCCGAGTTTTACATACCGGATCCATATCCAACTCTCATGAACAAACTTGATAACAATAATCACTCGGATGCCTCGGACAAGTTCAGGCAATATGGGATCTGGGGACGTTATGGAGAGTTATACCCTGACCATGATCTGGTCTACACTGTTGGTGTTAGCGATTATCGTCATGATTGGTTTTATGCTCATGTGACTAGGAATACAGGAAACGTCTTGGTCGGAACCACATGGCAGATTCAATTTAAGCTTACTAATATGACAGCTCCCGGAGATTATAAGCTCCGATTGGCATTGGCCTCCGCCAACTATGCAGAGTTGGAGGTTCGATTTAACAAAGAAAGCAAGGCACCTCTTTTCTCTACAGGGCGGATAGGAGAGGACAATGCTATAGCAAGACATGGAATTCATGGTTTATATTGGTTGTTCGATGTTAATGTACCAAGGTCTCAACTGCATGAAGGAAACAACACACTCTATCTTACTCAGACAAGAGGCGGAAATATGTTCGTAGGAGTCATGTATGACTATATCAGACTAGAAGGACCTCCATTGCGATGA
- the LOC112179656 gene encoding heparanase-like protein 1, with translation MELCVSLILFLISLPAFLAKDVGHASFVVDGTVATAHVDNNFVCATLDWWNHEKCDYNHCPWGSASVLNLNLSHPLLAKSIQAFNQLRIRIGGSLQDQVLYGVGDLKYPCHPFRKQKGGLFGFSTGCLPMSRWDELNHFFSKTRPLVTFSLNALSGRHHKGADVWVGDWDSSNAYDFINYTVSKGYHINSWELGNELCGNGVGARVGAEQYGKDMMKLKQIVNQLYNDSHIKPAIVGPGGFYDQKWFATLLQVSGSGVVNVVTQHLYNLGPGVDPKLMQKILDPFYLDHISGTFDNLAATVRQHGPWASIWVGESGGAYNSGGHNVSDTYVNSFWYLDQLGMSAKYNTAVYCRQSLVGGHYGLLNRTSFVPNPDYYSALLWHRLMGQSVLAVDRNGAPHLRVYAHCSKGSAGITLLLINLSNQTDFTVDVKNVLEFDTAARSRNTDKGNHFSHGLKRTLSWVGLKASDGPLHRKEYHLTPKDGNLRSKIMVLNGVPLEITKDGNIPELEPVLVPTNSPLSITSLSLKFVVLPHFEAPACG, from the exons ATGGAACTCTGTGTCTCTTTGATTCTCTTTCTGATTTCTCTGCCAGCATTTTTGGCCAAAGATGTTGGACATGCTAGCTTTGTAGTTGATGGGACAGTAGCTACTGCACACGTTGATAACAATTTTGTCTGTGCCACTCTTGATTGGTGGAATCATGAAAAGTGCGACTACAACCACTGTCCTTGGGGATCTGCATCTGTGTTAAATTTG AACTTGTCTCATCCTCTGCTTGCCAAGTCAATTCAAG CTTTCAATCAGTTGAGGATCAGAATTGGGGgttccttgcaagatcaagtaTTGTATGGTGTAGGAGATTTGAAATATCCATGCCATCCTTTCAGAAAGCAGAAGGGTGGGTTGTTTGGATTTTCTACAGGATGTTTACCTATGAGTAGATGGGATGAGCTTAACCATTTTTTCAGCAAGACGAG GCCCCTTGTCACATTTAGTTTGAATGCACTGTCAGGGAGGCACCACAAAGGCGCGGATGTTTGGGTTGGAGATTGGGACTCTAGCAATGCCTATGATTTTATTAATTATACAGTTTCGAAGGGCTACCACATAAATTCATGGGAGTTGG GTAATGAGCTCTGTGGTAATGGTGTTGGAGCTAGAGTTGGAGCTGAACAGTATGGAAAAGACATGATGAAGCTTAAACAAATTGTCAACCAGTTGTACAATGACTCCCACATAAAGCCTGCAATTGTAGGACCTGGAGGATTCTATGATCAAAAGTGGTTTGCCACGCTTCTTCAGGTTTCTGGTTCAGGCGTAGTCAATGTTGTCACTCAGCATCTTTACAATCTGGGTCCAG GTGTTGATCCCAAGTTGATGCAAAAGATATTGGATCCGTTTTACTTGGACCATATATCTGGTACATTCGATAATCTTGCAGCAACAGTAAGACAGCATGGACCTTGGGCTTCTATATGGGTTGGAGAGTCTGGAGGAGCCTATAACAGCGGCGGTCATAATGTATCTGACACATATGTGAACAGCTTTTG GTATTTGGATCAGCTTGGAATGTCAGCCAAGTACAATACTGCAGTATATTGCAGGCAGTCCCTAGTTGGTGGGCACTACGGTCTTCTCAACAGAACCTCATTTGTTCCCAACCCTGATTACTACAG TGCACTTCTGTGGCATCGACTTATGGGACAAAGTGTTCTCGCTGTTGACCGTAACGGGGCACCACACTTGCGCGTTTATGCTCATTGTTCAAAAGGAAGC GCTGGTATAACCCTACTCCTCATCAATTTAAGCAATCAGACCGATTTCACTGTCGATGTTAAAAATGTTCTGGAGTTCGATACAGCTGCTCGATCAAGAAACACTGACAAAGGAAATCATTTCAGTCATGGTCTTAAGAGAACACTTTCATGGGTTGGTCTCAAAGCATCAGATGGACCGTTACATAGAAAAGAATACCATCTGACTCCAAAAGACGGGAACCTTAGAAGCAAAATCATGGTCCTCAATGGAGTTCCATTGGAAATTACCAAGGACGGAAACATCCCGGAATTAGAACCTGTTCTTGTTCCTACAAATTCTCCTCTATCGATCACCTCTTTGTCCCTCAAGTTTGTTGTGCTGCCTCACTTTGAGGCTCCAGCTTGTGGAtga
- the LOC112176414 gene encoding LOW QUALITY PROTEIN: asparagine synthetase domain-containing protein 1-like (The sequence of the model RefSeq protein was modified relative to this genomic sequence to represent the inferred CDS: inserted 1 base in 1 codon), translated as MVRQVVPDGFGSVESNGKTSYIFSEGGIENAHNLLINVSNLAFETKRVLSLINPANTYMDLNIGIALWLAAGGDGWXYEENSKYNDENRQGVKYKSKARIVLVGSGADEQCAGYGRHRTKYRSGSWLRLHEEMKLDMQRIWKRNLGRDDRCIADTGKEGRFPFLDEDVIRTLLGIPLWEVTNLDQPSGIGDTKILREVAELLGLHEAATLPKRAIQFGTRIARESNRKNFGSNRAANQASAGSVVIHKQLDMA; from the exons ATGGTGAGACAAGTAGTCCCAGATGGATTTGGAAGTGTCGAATCCAACGGTAAGACGAGCTATATTTTCAGTGAGGGAGGTATTGAGAATGCTCACAATTTGTTGATCAACG TATCAAATTTGGCCTTTGAAACAAAGCGTGTATTGTCTCTCATAAACCCTGCCAACACCTACATG GACCTAAATATAGGAATTGCTTTATGGCTGGCAGCTGGTGGGGATGGGT TTTATGAGGAAAATAGCAAATATAATGATGAGAATCGTCAAGGTGTTAAATACAAGTCAAAGGCTAGGATTGTCCTTGTTGGTTCAGGTGCAGATGAGCAATGTGCTGGCTATGGTAGGCACAGAACAAAATATAGAAGTGGAAG TTGGCTGCGGCTGCATGAGGAAATGAAACTGGATATGCaaagaatatggaaaagaaaccTTGGTAGAGATGATAGATGCATTGCTGACACTGGCAAGGAG GGAAGGTTTCCTTTCTTGGATGAGGATGTTATACGAACTTTATTGGGGATTCCTCTCTGGGAGGTTACCAACCTTGATCAACCAAGTGGAATAGGAGATACGAAGATTCTGAGAGAG GTTGCGGAATTGCTTGGTTTACATGAAGCTGCTACTCTGCCTAAACGAGCTATACAG TTTGGTACAAGAATTGCAAGGGAATCCAATAGAAAGAATTTCGGAAGTAACCGTGCTGCAAATCAGGCATCTGCGGGGAGTGTGGTGATTCACAAGCAGTTGGACATGGCTTAG
- the LOC112179659 gene encoding SNAP25 homologous protein SNAP33, with translation MFGLKKSPLKAAKRNSVDPLYPASSGSNPFDDEPAQVRQNEKHALVGQNDKQALFGQNTSTNPFDGDQGKENTNSYTYKSTYAERNKYKNDFRDSGGVENQSVQELESYAVYKAEETTNSVNSCLRIAEDIREDATKTLVMLHHQGDQITRTHFVAADIEQDLSRGEKLLGSLGGIFSKTWKPKKGRTITGPVITADAAIKRSSQSEREKLGLTPAPKGLSHSRTPLPEPTNALQKVEVEKAKQDDGLSDLSNLLGELKDMAVDMGSEIDRHNKAIAHMDADVDELHYRVRGATQRGRRLLGK, from the exons ATGTTTGGTTTAAAGAAGTCCCCGTTAAAGGCTGCTAAGCGTAACTCAGTTGACCCTCTATATCCTGCTTCCTCGGGCTCAAACCCGTTTGATGATGAGCCTGCACAAGTTAGACAGAATGAGAAGCATGCACTAGTTGGACAGAATGATAAGCAGGCACTATTTGGACAGAATACTAGCACCAATCCTTTTGATGGTGATCAAGGAAAAGAGAATACTAATTCGTATACATATAAGAGTACTTACGCAGAGAGAAACAAGTACAAAAATGATTTCCGCGATTCAGGAGGCGTTGAAAATCAATCAGTGCAAGAGTTGGAAAGTTATGCAGTGTATAAGGCTGAGGAGACTACAAACTCAGTCAACAGCTGCCTGAGGATTGCTGAAGATATACGTGAGGATGCTACCAAGACTCTGGTCATGTTGCATCACCAGGGTGACCAAATCACCAGGACCCACTTTGTTGCTGCTGACATTGAACAGGATCTCAGTCGG GGTGAAAAGCTTCTGGGGAGTCTCGGGGGCATCTTCTCTAAAACTTGGAAGCCAAAGAAGGGTCGCACAATAACTGGCCCTGTCATCACAGCAG ATGCTGCAATCAAAAGGAGCAGCCAGTCAGAGAGGGAGAAGCTGGGACTGACTCCTGCACCCAAGGGATTATCACATTCACGAACACCACTTCCTGAACCCACCAATGCCCTTCAGAAAGTTGAG GTAGAAAAGGCGAAGCAAGATGATGGACTGTCAGATTTAAGTAATCTGTTGGGAGAGCTGAAGGATATGGCCGTTGACATGGGGTCTGAAATTGATAG GCATAACAAAGCTATAGCTCATATGGATGCTGATGTTGATGAGCTCCACTACCGTGTCAGAGGTGCTACTCAACGTGGTCGTCGCTTGCTCGGAAAGTAG
- the LOC112179658 gene encoding uncharacterized protein LOC112179658 yields the protein MFNSSQYPATFTYQYPNTTFDPNTQFSYFPPVASDHPPGVDPGPNSGPYPLTHVGLQSHLPFGEDPNAPSHGWLVNQAVPISYDASIKSLNESLLVPTNANSLWNSIWTDQPNAFPGTSNGTDNASLPSEMSGAGGQVMCGSTSAVAGEELGTKRRKVDAAAVGFVKICEMCNVTTHSPDVYKKHLAGKRHAAQANLMHRRAGLNSAPAIQSKSNGIWKKDPNKVKLVQCVWCEFCKIYCNSQDVYVKHIVGRKHQRNLDQLEKLKNKGTAPTTNVPSGARNPQIGPMEKTSQSKAPSQEDLEMKKQKVIRGGAAAGEVRTCNICNVVCNSQIAFSFHLSGQKHAAMVAKQPLEAGSGV from the exons ATGTTCAATTCTTCACAATATCCGGCCACTTTCACCTATCAATATCCCAACACCACCTTCGACCCCAACACTCAATTCTCCTATTTTCCTCCGGTAGCGTCCGATCACCCACCCGGAGTCGACCCGGGTCCCAATTCAGGCCCATACCCATTGACCCATGTTGGCCTCCAAAGTCACCTGCCATTTGGTGAAGACCCAAATGCTCCTTCACATGGTTGGCTTGTCAATCAAGCTGTTCCCATCTCATATGACGCT TCAATCAAATCTTTGAATGAGAGCTTGTTAGTGCCCACAAATGCAAATTCTTTGTGGAATAGCATTTGGACAGATCAACCTAATG CGTTTCCAGGAACGTCCAATGGTACAGACAATGCCAGTCTGCCTAGCGAAATGAGCGGCGCGGGCGGGCAAGTGATGTGTGGGAGTACAAGTGCAGTTGCTGGTGAGGAGTTGGGAACAAAGAGAAGGAAGGTTGACGCAGCAGCGGTTGGTTTTGTGAAGATTTGCGAAATGTGCAATGTCACTACCCATAGCCCAGACGTTTACAAGAAGCATTTGGCTGGGAAAAGGCACGCTGCTCAG GCTAACTTAATGCATCGAAGGGCTGGGTTGAATTCTGCTCCCGCAATCCAATCCAAGTCCAATGGCATTTGGAAGAAAGACCCAAATAAAGTCAAGCTTGTTCAGTGTGTATGGTGTGAATTTTGCAAGATCTACTGTAACAGCCAGGACGTCTATGTCAAACACATAGTTGGAAGGAAACATCAGAGGAACTTGGATCAACTTGAAAAGTTGAAGAACAAAGGTACTGCCCCGACCACAAATGTTCCATCAGGTGCAAGAAATCCACAAATTGGTCCCATGGAAAAGACTTCCCAGTCAAAGGCTCCTTCACAAGAGGATTTGGAGATGAAAAAGCAGAAGGTTATAAGAGGAGGAGCAGCAGCTGGGGAAGTTAGAACATGCAATATTTGCAATGTAGTGTGCAACAGCCAGATAGCTTTCAGTTTTCATCTTTCTGGTCAGAAACATGCTGCAATGGTGGCGAAACAACCATTAGAAGCAGGTTCTGGTGTGTAA
- the LOC112179660 gene encoding NDR1/HIN1-like protein 6 — MEARQNYSPFQGRSIPVMHSTPPNKKRSCFRKCLCWTICLLLLQVIVVAITGGILYLVLRPKLPKYTVSKLQITQFSLNHDHSLSATFNVSITARNPNKKIGIYYEGGSRISLWYTSTKLCEGGLPKFYQGHRNTTQLVVPLSGHTQDAKGLLTALLHQQQQTGNVPLTLRVRQPIRIKLGSFKLPKIKFVVRHRLLVDGLSEKNDIRIQSSSRKYIRNAVKDRKHQLFGNLIA, encoded by the coding sequence ATGGAGGCCAGGCAGAATTATTCTCCATTCCAAGGACGTAGCATCCCTGTGATGCACTCGACACCACCCAATAAGAAAAGAAGTTGTTTTCGTAAGTGCCTGTGTTGGACTATCTGCCTGCTCTTGCTGCAAGTGATTGTGGTTGCGATCACCGGTGGAATTTTATACCTTGTGTTACGACCAAAGCTTCCCAAATACACGGTGAGCAAACTGCAGATAACGCAGTTCAGTCTCAACCATGATCACAGCTTAAGTGCTACATTCAATGTGAGCATCACTGCCCGGAACCCCAACAAAAAGATCGGCATATACTATGAAGGCGGGAGCCGCATAAGTTTGTGGTACACAAGCACTAAGCTTTGTGAAGGAGGTTTGCCTAAATTCTACCAGGGTCACCGCAACACAACTCAACTTGTAGTACCACTCAGTGGACACACTCAAGATGCAAAGGGCCTGCTCACCGCACTCCTACATCAGCAGCAACAAACTGGCAACGTTCCGCTCACTCTCAGGGTTCGGCAACCCATAAGGATAAAGCTTGGCAGCTTCAAGCTCCCAAAGATCAAGTTTGTAGTCAGGCACAGGCTGTTGGTTGACGGTCTTTCAGAGAAAAACGATATTAGAATTCAAAGCAGTAGCCGTAAGTATATACGTAACGCTGTAAAAGATAGAAAGCATCAGCTTTTCGGAAACCTCATAGCCTAA
- the LOC112179657 gene encoding golgin subfamily A member 4: MSNSSGGSNSDSSFDIEELLQIGTRCRELKKEKDMLKESQSQSFGLIRSLDVHMKSLSEFRTEDKKQIQMLEKELKNCSQEIDYLQDQLNARDTEVTFLEEHVHSLELKLAGTENLQVTVDRLRDELKKSYSECLFLMQELESKEVELQNSNLCIEKLEESVSSMSLESQCEIESMKLDMLALEQSCLEANKVQEETVREKTRMNELIQELEVQCQDARKTADCLDMENKELREKLDASETNTRIFCQRVEKLLEEDRFEFKSESLLSELEGRHTYSIDMSTCGEVLESLFSKLAMVLAPDADMIVKMKEMSHQIHEYELLVKQLKEELREEKLKAKEEAEDLAQEMAELRYQLTVLLEDECKRRAYIEQASLQRIAELEAQVKKAQTKSFAGLLSLDEP, encoded by the exons ATGTCTAACAGCAGCGGGGGCAGCAATAGTGACAGCTCGTTCGATATTGAGGAGCTCCTGCAGATTGGGACAAGATGCAGAGAG CTTAAGAAAGAAAAGGACATGTTGAAAGAATCACAATCCCAAAGCTTCGGGCTAATCAGG AGTTTGGATGTACATATGAAGTCGTTATCCGAATTCCGCACAGAAGACAAGAAACAAATTCAAATGTTAGAGAAAGAACTCAAGAACTGCTCTCAAGAAATAG ATTACCTTCAGGATCAATTAAATGCAAGGGACACAGAAGTGACCTTTCTTGAAGAGCATGTACATAGCCTTGAGTTGAAATTAGCAGGCACAGAGAATTTACAGGTGACAGTTGACAGGTTAAGAGATGAGCTGAAGAAGTCCTATTCAGAGTGCTTGTTCTTAATGCAAGAACTGGAAAGCAAAGAAGTGGAGTTACAGAATTCAAATTTGTGCATAGAGAAACTAGAGGAGTCAGTTTCATCCATGTCATTAGAGTCTCAGTGTGAAATTGAGAGTATGAAGCTTGATATGTTAGCGTTGGAGCAGAGTTGCCTTGAAGCTAATAAAGTCCAGGAAGAAACTGTTCGAGAAAAAACTAGGATGAATGAGTTAATTCAAGAACTTGAGGTTCAATGTCAGGATGCACGGAAAACTGCTGATTGCTTAGATATGGAAAATAAGGAACTAAGGGAGAAGCTTGATGCCTCAGAGACAAATACTAGGATCTTTTGTCAGAGGGTTGAAAAATTGCTGGAAGAGGATAGATTTGAATTCAAGTCAGAGTCTTTGTTAAGTGAGCTAGAGGGAAGGCACACATATTCAATAGATATGAG CACTTGTGGAGAAGTCTTGGAGTCACTTTTTTCCAAATTGGCAATGGTACTGGCACCAGATGCCGATATGATAGTGAAGATGAAGGAGATGTCACACCAGATACATGAATATGAACTTCTTGTGAAGCAACTAAAG GAAGAACTGAGAGAAGAAAAGTTAAAGGCAAAAGAAGAAGCTGAGGATCTGGCTCAAGAAATGGCTGAGCTCAGATACCAACTTACAGTCTTGCTTGAAGACGAGTGTAAGCGTCGTGCTTACATTGAACAAGCATCTCTGCAAAGAATTGCTGAGTTAGAAGCGCAG GTTAAAAAAGCACAGACAAAATCCTTCGCTGGTCTCCTCAGTCTCGATGAACCATAG
- the LOC112176416 gene encoding F-box/FBD/LRR-repeat protein At1g13570: MDVNFTDLEEITTALCLVRSSPALRKLEIVVSLTLLMNVNHIDYHHVVGEVNSWFENLGENSDCQLTELQCIEIVAISDAKAELDFIKLLLLSSPVLECMTLKPFSVDGSLEPLKQLIRFRCASVQAEIILLDP, encoded by the exons atggacGTAAACTTCACTGATCTGGAGGAGATTACAACTGCTCTATGCCTTGTAAGGAGCTCCCCTGCTCTACGAAAACTAGAGATTGTGGTGAGTTTAACTCTCTTAATGAAT GTCAACCATATTGATTATCATCATGTGGTGGGAGAAGTGAACTCCTGGTTTGAAAATTTAGGCGAAAACTCAGATTGTCAACTCACTGAACTTCAATGTATAGAAATTGTTGCCATCTCTGATGCCAAAGCTGAACTAGATTTTATCAAATTGCTGCTGTTAAGTTCACCTGTACTGGAGTGCATGACTCTTAAGCCTTTTTCTGTGGATGGCTCTTTGGAACCGTTAAAACAGTTGATCCGATTTAGGTGTGCCTCGGTTCAGGCTGAGATAATCCTCTTGGACCCTTGA
- the LOC112179401 gene encoding ubiquinone biosynthesis protein COQ4 homolog, mitochondrial has product MFVMVGDLKEKWVAAIMIGGARVRLNRWQHAAVVVGSAVGALLDPRRADLIAALGETTGKPAFERVVQRMKSSPEGRAILSEQPRVISANVGHAWDLPPNTFGAAYAKFMGSRNFSPDNPPPVRFMEIDELAYVAMRAREVHDFWHTLFNLPTNLMGESALKVIEFQQMYLPMCLMSVIGGSVRFNEKQRKLFFQHYFPWAIRVGMLSTDLMCIYYEKHFHEDLEDVRRN; this is encoded by the exons ATGTTTGTAATGGTTGGGGATTTGAAGGAAAAGTGGGTAGCAGCCATCATGATCGGAGGTGCTCGTGTTCGGCTGAACCGGTGGCAGCATGCGGCTGTGGTAGTTGGGTCGGCGGTGGGGGCATTGTTGGACCCAAGAAGAGCTGACCTGATAGCAGCTTTGGGGGAGACAACTGGGAAGCCGGCATTCGAAAGAGTTGTTCAGAGAATGAAGAGTAGCCCTGAAGGCAGA GCCATACTGTCGGAGCAACCCCGTGTAATATCTGCAAATGTGGGTCATGCATGGGATCTTCCGCCGAATACATTTGGTGCTGCCTATGCGAAGTTCATGGGATCTAGGAACTTCTCTCCAGATAATCCACCACCAGTGCGTTTCATGGAAATAGATGAACTTGCATATGTAGCCATGAGGGCTCGTGAGGTGCACGACTTCTGGCACACCCTCTTTAACCTTCCAACAAACTTGATGGGTGAGTCAGCACTTAAAGTAATAGAGTTTCAGCAAATGTACCTTCCCATGTGCTTGATGTCCGTTATAGGGGGCTCTGTGAGGTTCAATGAGAAGCAAAGAAAATTGTTCTTCCAGCACTACTTTCCTTGGGCCATTAGAGTTGGTATGCTGTCAACCGATCTCATGTGTATTTATTATGAGAAACACTTTCATGAGGATTTGGAGGATGTTCGGAGAAATTAG